TCCGGACGCCCCCCGGATTACAGGCTGCAGAAAAGCGCACTTTTCTCTACCGGGTTTGCAAAAAGCCAGGGATGGATTTTTGCAACAAGCTGATTGCGGAAGGGTTTATGACTGGACAAGTTCAACGTGATATTCCCCTGGTTCCCAGCGCAGCGGCGGCAACGCCGCCGATTGAGCTCCTGCTTGCCCGCCGCCATGGTCTCCTCTGTGTGATCCCGCCCATTCTGACAAAATTGGCCAGGCAGGGGCAAGACCTGCTGTGCCCGCGGGACGTTTCCCGGATCAACGTCGGTACAGCGTCCTGTGGGCAGGCAGCCGGAGCAGGCCAACGTTTGGATTTGCTGACCACCCGGGCCGACTTTGCCGGAGCCGTCAAGGTCCACAACGTCGGCTGTATCGGCGCCTGTTACGCGGAACCCCTGATCGACGTGCGCACCACCGAGGGGCGCCACTATCTGTTTGGTAAAGCCGGCAGCATCAATCATTCAGCGATTATCCGCACGGCCCTGAAGCAAAGAGTCCATGATTCGGCCTGGCTGGTCTTACAGGAACGCCATCCGGGGATCCTGACCGGGTTTGAAGATCTGGACGTTCTCCGTGCCGCCAACAACGATTTCGCAGCCTTTTTTGCCGGCCAGCAACGGCGCATCAGCGGTCATTGCGGCTTGATCGACCCCCACAGCCTGGCTGAATATGTGGCGACCGGGGGATATTTTGCCCTGGCCAAAGCCCTCTTTGAACAAACCCCGTCGGATCTCATTGCGGAAATTACCGCGGCGGGCCTACGTGGCCGCGGCGGCAGCGGCTTTCCCACCGGGCAAAAATGGCTGCTCGCTGCAGAGAGTTCCGATCCGCTCCGCATGGTGGTGGCTAATGCCGATGAAGGTGACCCCGGTGCGTATATGAACCGTACCCTGTTGGAAAGCGATCCGCACCGGTGTTTGGAGGGGCTGCTGCTGGCCGCCTATGCCGTTGGTGCGCAACGCGCTTACGTTTTTGTCCGCCATGAATATCAGCTGTCCATTGCCAACCTGCGCAAGGCCATCGCCGATCTCTATGCCGCCGGTCTGCTCGGCAGTCATATTCTGGGGACCGGGTTCAGTCTTGAGGTCG
This genomic window from Pelobacter seleniigenes DSM 18267 contains:
- a CDS encoding NADH-ubiquinone oxidoreductase-F iron-sulfur binding region domain-containing protein, yielding MTGQVQRDIPLVPSAAAATPPIELLLARRHGLLCVIPPILTKLARQGQDLLCPRDVSRINVGTASCGQAAGAGQRLDLLTTRADFAGAVKVHNVGCIGACYAEPLIDVRTTEGRHYLFGKAGSINHSAIIRTALKQRVHDSAWLVLQERHPGILTGFEDLDVLRAANNDFAAFFAGQQRRISGHCGLIDPHSLAEYVATGGYFALAKALFEQTPSDLIAEITAAGLRGRGGSGFPTGQKWLLAAESSDPLRMVVANADEGDPGAYMNRTLLESDPHRCLEGLLLAAYAVGAQRAYVFVRHEYQLSIANLRKAIADLYAAGLLGSHILGTGFSLEVEIIQSGGAFVCGEETALLQVMQGRRGEPVPRPPYPAEQGLGGHPTVINNVETLANVPWILTRGAEEFRATGSAQSPGTKIFCLTGDLPRPGFIEVPLGTRTATVVEEIGGAAPQSIKALQIGGPSGGLLPYRDTPLDYSTLQQAGAMIGSGGLVVLNKSHCMVDLCKQLTAFMAAESCGQCLFCRDGLAQLHKLLDRLTRNRADESLLRDLAELSRTVSELSRCGLGRSAVNPLLSGLTYFAEEFASHTQGICPAGACHALIRFEIDQTACTDCLVCYKVCPVGAITLLPGRGPARYRFDDERCVRCHSCTELCPHACIMTKPRKTP